The Cuculus canorus isolate bCucCan1 chromosome 5, bCucCan1.pri, whole genome shotgun sequence DNA segment TGTCAGTGAGGCAACGGTTTCTGCCGTGGTGGGATTCAATGTCCTAAGCACTATGGTCTTCATCTTAGCCTCCTACTTGTCGGTCCTCTCTAATGCCTTATGGATGCACTCTGTAGCCAGTCGGCACAAAGCCTTCTCCACCTGTGCCTCTCACTTGGCCTCCATTGCTTTGTACTACGGCAGCTCCATCTTTGTGTACCTACATCCTGTCTCCAGACGCAGCTTGGGACGTGACAAGGTGGTCTCCATGCTGTACTCTGTTGCAGTCCCTCTGctgaaccccctcatctacagcctAAGAAACAGGGACATGAGGAACGCcatgaggaaagcaaaaggtAGAGTCCTCTCCTCCTTGTCCATCTGCGGCTTCTGTTCAGCTGAAAGCCGAGGGCTACCCTTGCATGGGAAGGAGGGTTAGATATGGCGCCTTCAAGAAGCAGGGACTAAATGCCCCTGGAAGGAGGACACCTGCAAAACAGGTTTCTCCTTGAACCAAGGCTACACACTGCATTAGGAGAGATGGGACTGATGGAGCCTGGACCAGACGGTGACCATGTGTTGGGCAGAAAAGGTTTGTCCAAAGTAAATGATATTTAAAagtgacttaaaaataaatcttgtgtattatttatatattataaacGTTCACGGAATGATAGCAAGAGCAGGTGATGGCAAAGGCAGCCCAGGCATGTCCCTGCGGGAGAGATGGGATGGAGGGCTGGGTGCAGCCAGAAGGGTCTCAGAGGGCTGGGAATTGAATGGAGCTTTTGCTGAGCAGGTCAAAATAATGATCAGAAAGAGGAGGGTCCTGAGGGAGAGCGGCTTGCACAAACATCTGGGCTAAGGCTTCCTGCAGGATAAAAGCCCTCTGCCAGCCCAGGCGATCTGCtccccagcatctcccctcctcccacGGCTTCCACCCATCGGATGAGCTCTGCCAGAACCTGCAGGTGCCTCATCTCACAATGCCTTCCCTCCTATCCGAGCAGGTAAGAAAGGGTTGGACGCTTCCTGGCAGTGACCCTTGTGCTGCTGCCCCTCGCAGGCTTGACAACATGTTGGAGCACAGGTGCTCCAATAAGACTCAGCCCAGCGCTTTGCTGCTCTCTCTGTTATTCCTTAACCCACAACACGTTCCTTCCACTGTGCCTGGACTGGgttctctctccagcttttggCATTCTTCAGAGTGCATGTGTTTCACCCTGAAGCTCTTCAGGGTATCATTGTCCTCTCCAGGGCTGCAAGgtcacagagcagctgctcacCACAGGTTGCCACTACGGGATGGAAACGTGCCCCACTAGGACACAATCCATCGAACCCCACTGATGGAAGCTTTATCGAGAGAGAGAGAAACGCGTGCTTCAAGGGCCCGACTCATCCAGATGGAGCTACAACTACGCCTCCATTCCCACGCAATGTTGACCAAGGAGATCTGAGGTCGGTGCAGTGAAATGAGTGGTTCTGGGACTTGGTTCCCCTCCCACACTCACTTCAGTCTTCTGTAGTTTCTTAACTCAGCCTGTTCTGGGGCAGCGGGTGCTGCTTTGTGGGCAGGATGTGCTGGGGCAGCCTCATCTAAAGGAAGGCCATCCGTGCTCTCCTAGAGCATCCATGGTGTGAAACCAAATGTCCTGGTGGGGTCTAGGAGGTTTTCTTTGATAACAAAGCTCTGACCCCACCTCAAACCGACCTGGGGACATTTCAGCTGAGATGCAGACAGCTTGTCCCTCAGACAGTTCATCTGCTGAGGGGCTGTGTGGGGGAGATGGGAACATCCCAGCTGAAGCTTgaaacagcttccagtacctgaaggggctacaagaaagctggggagggactcttcacaaaggcctgtggtgacaggacgagggacaatggggataaactggagaggaggagatttagactaggcattaggaggaatttcttcaccatgagggtggggaggccctggaacagcttgcccggggaagtggtggctgccccatccctggaggtgttcaaggccaggttggatggggtctgggcagcctgatctagtgggaggtgtccctgcccatggcagggggtgaaactggatgatctttaaggtcccctgcaaccaaactgttctgtgactctcttctatgattctatgaaacaaagaaaagaaaaattccttaaCGTTTCCAGAAATGGGTGGTAAGAATCCAATCTCCTCTGTCTTCCAGACTTTGCAATGTCTTTATTTGAGCTTTTGCACTTGACCCAGCATTTGGTGTCTCCCAGCGCATCCTCAGCAGAATGTACATTAACACGGCAGAGCTGTTCTCCTTTAATACCCGAGTCTCTAACGAGCTGCTTCACCTCTCTGGCCTCCAAGCTGGGGCCAAAGGCAGAAATCGAGCTGCCTTGCATTTATCTAAAGAACAGACGCTGCTTTCCAGAGCAGTTCCTTTCTGCATCGCGTTCCGATGTTCCCACAGGATTTCTCTCCTGGGGATTTATTTCCctgattcattttatttctgtgcaaatTCATCCTACAGAAACGATGGATGGAGACAACCTGACGGTTTTGTCCGGCTTCATCCTCTTGGGTTTCTCTGATGCCCCAGAACTACAAACCACCATCTTCACCATTTCCTTATCCCTCTATGTTTTAATGGCGCTGGGGAACCTGGTGATGATCCTGCTCATCAACACCGACCCCCAgctccacacccccatgtatTTCTTCCTGATCCACTTGTCTTTCATAGatttctgcctctcctccacTGTCATCCCAAAGGCGCTGGAGACGTTCCTGCTGGGGAGGAGCCACATCTCTCTTTTGGGTTGCTTTGCACAGatctattttttctctgctctggtcATCTGTGAGTGCTCCCTGCTGGGGCTGATGGCTTTCGACCGATACGTGGCTGTTTGCAAGCCGCTGCTTTACACCACCATCATGTCCAGGGCACGTTGCTACAGCTTGATGGTGCTGGTGTACACCACGggcttcctctcctccctggtGCACACCATCCTGGTGGGGCGGTTGTCCTTCTGCCAGGAGAGGAGCATCAACCACTTCTTCTGCGAGCTGCCCACCGtcctgcagctctcctgctccAATGCCCACACAAACGAGATCTTGCAGGTTTCTGATGCCGTTCTCACCGACGTGGGTTCTATCCTGATGATCCTGGTTTCCTACACCTACATTATCTGCACCATCCTGCAGATGCCTTCGGGCAGGAGCAGGCTGAAAGGTTTCTCCACCTGTACCTCCCACCTGGTTGCCATCACTATCTTCTACGCACCGATTATGCTCACCTACTTCCAGCCTCGCAAGGCGTGCTCGCGGGACCAGGCAAAAGTGGTTTCAGCCTGTTACGCCCTGCTGACCCCCACCCTcaaccccctcatctacagcctGAGGAACACAGAGGTGAAGGGGGccctgaggaggctgtgggtgcGAAAGCTGGTGCCGCGACTCTCCAGGCTGCGAAAATGCAGCTGAAGCTCTTTGGTGCTTTAGTGGTAATGAAGGAATAGGAGTTATTGGGATGCTTAAAGAGGAAGGGATCATGTAACAAGCAGCACGAGAACCAGCACAATGAACTGTTATGGATGGTGGAATGTGTCCATCCAGGTGAAAATCTGGCTGTGAACTCCAATGCCATTTCTGACCAGTGTCTAGGAGAACCAttggaaagcagagagcaaTGGTGTTGGCTCCAGGGACCTGGAACCATGCTAATGACTTGTGGGCACACGTCCATTATCACATTGACAGAAGTGGTTCCCAACCAAAATCTTCTTGGGACGTGTTGTCTTTACATCTACTGATCTTGCAC contains these protein-coding regions:
- the LOC104064484 gene encoding olfactory receptor 8I2-like → MDGDNLTVLSGFILLGFSDAPELQTTIFTISLSLYVLMALGNLVMILLINTDPQLHTPMYFFLIHLSFIDFCLSSTVIPKALETFLLGRSHISLLGCFAQIYFFSALVICECSLLGLMAFDRYVAVCKPLLYTTIMSRARCYSLMVLVYTTGFLSSLVHTILVGRLSFCQERSINHFFCELPTVLQLSCSNAHTNEILQVSDAVLTDVGSILMILVSYTYIICTILQMPSGRSRLKGFSTCTSHLVAITIFYAPIMLTYFQPRKACSRDQAKVVSACYALLTPTLNPLIYSLRNTEVKGALRRLWVRKLVPRLSRLRKCS